The Mesorhizobium sp. INR15 region ATGCCATTGTTCGCCGGTGAGATGGGTGGAAATCCTGGCGCTGGCCTGCCGTGCGGCTTGCCCCTGCCGGTCGGCGGTCGTGTCGTCGACGCGCGACACGGGCGAGGCCACGGCCAGCGTTCCCAGGGGAAAACCGTCGGAGCCGAGAATCGGTGCGGCGATCGAGTGCACGCCTTCCTCATAGCCCTGGGCGCTGCGCGAATAGCCGCGCGTTGCCGCCAGTTGCACCGCCGTCATCACCTTGTCGCGCGTCGTCATCGTGTGCGGGGTGAAGGCGGCCAGCGGCTTGCCGAAATAGGCTTCCACGGTTTCCGGGCGCGAGAAGGCGAGGAAGGCGATGCCCGATGCCGTGCCATGCAGCGGCAGCACCTGGCCGACATCGACATTGACGCGGTTGGCCCGGGCTGAAAGCTCGACATGCACCGTCAGCAGGGCGCCGGCACTGAATTCGCACAGATGCACGGTCTCGCCGGTTTCCAGCGCCAGGTCGCGCACCATGGGGGCGGCGACGCGCACGAAAGGCAGATGCGCATCGCGCATGCGGGCCAGCCGCGACAGGCCGGCGCCAAGGCGGTAGCGGCGGCTTTGCGGCTCCTGTTCGATCAGCCGATGCTCGGCCAGCGCCATCAGCAGCCGCCTGGCGGTCGCCTTGTCGAGGCCGGCCTTGCGGGCAAGTTCGGACAGGCCGATTTCCGGCTCCTTCAGCGTGAAATGTTCCAGCAGCGCAACCGCCTTGCCAACCGTGCTCATCGCAGACTTTCCGAGATACTTAGCGTGTGAATTAACTTGACAGCGACGCGCGCGCCTTGCAGTCTGTCTATAACATATAAAACACTGGTTCATATGATGAACCGAATGGGAACCTGAAAATAGTGCGGATTTGGTCTCGCGGGCCGGCAAGGCGGCGCGGGGCGGATTGGCGAAGTCGCCGGACCGGTTGGCGCGGTGCCACTGGTGGCGAGGGAGGAGAGAAACGAATGCCTGACAGAAGTGCCGACCTGGTTCTGAGCAATGGCCGCATCTACACGCTGGATCGCGAACGGCCATGGGCCTCGTCGGTCGCCGTCAAGGGCGGGCGCATCGTGGCGGTCGGTGGCGCCGATGCCGTTGCCGGGCTGACCGGGCCATCGACCGAGGTCGTCGATCTCAAGGGCGCCATGCTGATGCCGGGCATTGTCGACGTGCACGCACATCTGATGATGGGCGGCCAGGCCGAACTGTTCGAACTGCGCTTCTCGCCGACGGCGCGTTTCAAGGCATTGCTCGAGCGTATCGGCGAGGCGGCCGCCAAGGCGCCGCAAGGTTCATGGATCATCGGCGGGCAGTGGGGCAGCGACCTGTTGCCGAAGCTGAACACGCTGGAGGCACTGGCCGCGCTCGACAAGGTCAGCCAGGGCCGCCCGGTGATGCTGCGCGACGATACCTACCACAACCGCTGGATCAATTCGGAAGCGTTGCGGCTGGCCGGCGTTTCCGCCGCCACGCCGGACCCGGAAAAGGGCTCGATCGGCCGCGACCCGGCGACTGGCGCGCCGACCGGCATGATGATCGAATCCGCCGCCGGCATCGTCGAGAGCACCATCGCGCTGTCCGGCCACTATACCGAGGAGATGGACCGCGCGGCTATGGCGCAGGCGATCTCGACGCTCAATTCCTACGGCGTCACCGCCTTTCTCGATGCCGCCGCCATGCAGCCTATCCTCGCGGCGCTGAAGGGGCTCGATGATCGCGGCGAGTTGACGGCCTGGTCGGTGTCGGCGATGCCGGCCGTCGAGCCGTCCTTCATGTTCGGCATTGCCGGCGACGAGCTGATCGCGCTGCGCGACCAGTATCGCAGCGCCCATGCCAGGCCCGATTTCGTCAAGGTGTTCCTCGATGGCGTGCCGGGCGCCCGCACCGCCGCCTTCCATGAGCCCTATACCGAGGATCCGATCGTCGGCTGCTGCTTCCGTGGCTCGACCATCGTCACCGTGCCGGACCTGATCCGCTGGGTGGGCAAATGCGAAAAGCTCGGCCTTGGCGTCAAGATCCATTGCGCCGGCGACGCCGCCGTCAGCCAGGCGCTCGATGCCATCGATGTCGTGCGCTCCTTCAACGGGCCGACCAAGCTCGTGCATCACATCGCCCATGCCAGCTACATCGCGCCTGAAGACATCGCCCGCTTCGCCGAGCTTGGCGTGGCCGCCGACCTGTCGCCGTTCCTGTGGTATCCGACCAGCTTCCTCGAAGGCCACAAGCAGACGATGGGCGAGGCGCGCGCGCTGCGCTTCTGGCCAAACAAGGATCTGCTGGCCGCCGGCGCGCTGCTGGCCGGCGGCTCCGACTGGCCGGTCATGCCCAACCCCGATCCGTGGAACGGCATCGAGGGCCTGGTGACACGGCGCAACCCGAGCGGCGAATTCGCCGGTGTCGCGCTGTGGCCGGAACAGGCGATCGATGTCGCTACGGCGCTCGAAATCTTCACCATCAACTCGGCCCGCGCCATCGGCCTTGCCGACAGGGTCGGCTCGATCGAGATCGGCAAGTCGGCCGACTTCATCAAGCTCGACCGCAACGTGCTGGAAACGCCGGCCGACGAGATCGCCGATACCAAGGTGATGACCACCTGGTTCGAGGGGAGGGTCGTCTATGAGCGGACCTGAACCGCTGCCGCGCGCATCGGTTCCGGTGACCATCCTCACCGGCTTCCTCGGTTCGGGCAAGACCACGGTGCTCAACCGGCTGCTGCGCCGGCCGTCGCTGGTGGGCGCCGCCGTCATCATCAACGAGTTCGGCGCCATCGGGCTCGACCATCTGCTGATCGAGGCGAGCGAGGAGCAATTCACGCTTCTCGACAATGGCTGCGTCTGCTGCACGGTGCGCGGCGACCTGGTGGCAACGCTGAAGGCGCTCGACCTGCGCGGCAGGAGCGGCGAGGTGCCTGACATCACGCATGTCGTCATCGAGACGACGGGTCTCGCCGATCCCGCTCCCATCCTGCATACGCTGATGGCCGAGCCGGAACTCGCTGGCCGCTACTTTGTCGCCGGCGTCGTCACCACGGTCGATGCGGCCAACGGTCCGGCGACGCTTGAGCGCCATGCCGAAGCAGCCAAGCAGGTCGCGGTCGCCGACCGGCTTTTGATCACCAAGGCCGATCTGGTCCCGGCGGACAGCCTGGCTGACCTGGAGCGTCGGCTGGCAGCGCTGGCGCCGACGGCGCGGCAAAGCCGGGCGCAGAATGGCGAGGCGGATTTCGACATCCTCGACAATCAGCATCTTGGCGCCACAGCGGACCGGATCGCCGGCTGGCTGGAGATGGCGGGTGCCGGCCACGGGCATGAATGCGGGCCGCACTGCGATCATGACCATGGCCATCTCGGCCATGACCATCACGAAGGGGGCCATCAGGCAGGCGGCCATCATCATCACGGCATCCAGTCCTACAGTTTCGTCATCGATGAGCCGATCGAATGGGCGGCCTTCGCGCGCTGGCTCGACTATGTCGCGGCGCTCAAGGGCGAGGACCTGCTGCGGCTCAAGGGGCTGGTGCATGTGACGGAGGAGCCGGAACGGCCGCTCGTCCTGCATGGCGTGCAGCATGTCTTCCATCCGCCTGTCCGGCTCGATGCCTGGCCGTCGGCGGACCGGCGCACGCGGCTGGTCTTTATCGTGCGCGACATTCCAAGGGAGACGATCGCGCGCACGCTGACAAAATTCGCGGCCATCGACGCAGCCAGTATCGGCGCGCCGGTGCGCCACGCCGCATGACCATGAAACGCAACAGAAAAAACAGGGGAGAGACAGACATGCAATGGAAATCCAGCCTGCTCATCGCGGCATTCGCCGGCTTGAGCCTTAGCGCCATGGCCGGGACGGCTTCCGCCGCCGGCCCGACCTGCAAGGACGGAACGATCAAGGTCGGCGCGGTGTCGACCATCACCGGCCCGGCCGACTTCAGCGAAGTGCCGAAGGCGACCAAGGCAGCCTTCGATGCCGTCAACGCCGCCGGCGGCATCGGCGGCTGCAAGATCGATTACACGATCGCCGACGACAAGGCCGACCCGGCGGTTGCCGCGCAAGCCGCGCGCGACCTGATCGACAACAAGGAAGCCGTGGCGCTGGTCGGTTCGGGCAGCCTGCTCGACTGCGCCGTCAATTCCGCCACCT contains the following coding sequences:
- a CDS encoding IclR family transcriptional regulator yields the protein MSTVGKAVALLEHFTLKEPEIGLSELARKAGLDKATARRLLMALAEHRLIEQEPQSRRYRLGAGLSRLARMRDAHLPFVRVAAPMVRDLALETGETVHLCEFSAGALLTVHVELSARANRVNVDVGQVLPLHGTASGIAFLAFSRPETVEAYFGKPLAAFTPHTMTTRDKVMTAVQLAATRGYSRSAQGYEEGVHSIAAPILGSDGFPLGTLAVASPVSRVDDTTADRQGQAARQASARISTHLTGEQWHASVPLRQR
- a CDS encoding amidohydrolase — protein: MPDRSADLVLSNGRIYTLDRERPWASSVAVKGGRIVAVGGADAVAGLTGPSTEVVDLKGAMLMPGIVDVHAHLMMGGQAELFELRFSPTARFKALLERIGEAAAKAPQGSWIIGGQWGSDLLPKLNTLEALAALDKVSQGRPVMLRDDTYHNRWINSEALRLAGVSAATPDPEKGSIGRDPATGAPTGMMIESAAGIVESTIALSGHYTEEMDRAAMAQAISTLNSYGVTAFLDAAAMQPILAALKGLDDRGELTAWSVSAMPAVEPSFMFGIAGDELIALRDQYRSAHARPDFVKVFLDGVPGARTAAFHEPYTEDPIVGCCFRGSTIVTVPDLIRWVGKCEKLGLGVKIHCAGDAAVSQALDAIDVVRSFNGPTKLVHHIAHASYIAPEDIARFAELGVAADLSPFLWYPTSFLEGHKQTMGEARALRFWPNKDLLAAGALLAGGSDWPVMPNPDPWNGIEGLVTRRNPSGEFAGVALWPEQAIDVATALEIFTINSARAIGLADRVGSIEIGKSADFIKLDRNVLETPADEIADTKVMTTWFEGRVVYERT
- a CDS encoding GTP-binding protein, which codes for MSGPEPLPRASVPVTILTGFLGSGKTTVLNRLLRRPSLVGAAVIINEFGAIGLDHLLIEASEEQFTLLDNGCVCCTVRGDLVATLKALDLRGRSGEVPDITHVVIETTGLADPAPILHTLMAEPELAGRYFVAGVVTTVDAANGPATLERHAEAAKQVAVADRLLITKADLVPADSLADLERRLAALAPTARQSRAQNGEADFDILDNQHLGATADRIAGWLEMAGAGHGHECGPHCDHDHGHLGHDHHEGGHQAGGHHHHGIQSYSFVIDEPIEWAAFARWLDYVAALKGEDLLRLKGLVHVTEEPERPLVLHGVQHVFHPPVRLDAWPSADRRTRLVFIVRDIPRETIARTLTKFAAIDAASIGAPVRHAA